A window of Toxotes jaculatrix isolate fToxJac2 chromosome 11, fToxJac2.pri, whole genome shotgun sequence genomic DNA:
AGGACCTTCATCCCTCTGTAAAGGAGGATGACTCAAAACCCACCATCTGCTGTGTAGAgattacaaagagaaaaaaacagtgtcTTATCAAATCAAGCATGAGTTCACCTCCATTTGGTGCGTCTGTTTTGGAACCAGGTTTTGACCTGAGCGTCAGTCATCTTCAGGGCTTTGGCCAGGGCAGCTCGCTCAGCAGACGCCAGGTACTTCTGCCGGTGGAACCGTTTCTCCAGCTCACAGATCTGCAGGCGGGTGAAGGACGTCCGTGGCTTCTTCTTCTTAGGAGGCGTCCGGTTCTGGTAAGGATGACCTACACGACGTGTCACAGTGAGGGGTGAGAGGGACACTGGACAGGACAGGGAAGGGAAGGacaggaaaagacaggaaaggaTAGAAAAGGACAGGAAAGGATAGGGAAGGACAGGGGAGAAAGGGGTAGGACAGGTCAGTAAAGGACAGGACACAACGGTAGAGGACAAGGCAGTAAAGGAGAGGACAGGTCAAAGCAAGGTATGCaaggcaaacagacagacaatgagcagagagaactgacagagcagcagcagcacagcatggGCATTATACAAGCTACGGTCTCAGTATAGTATTGTAAAGAACAGGACAGTGTTTGATCTCAAAGTATAAGTATTAAATCTACAAACTGttccaacacaaacaacaaactgttCACACCCTTACTGTTCTGTAAAGAACAGCTCTGGAGTGTAGGTCGTACTGCAGTGTACATTACTTTCAGGTCCTGTTCATTTTTACACCGTGAAACCTTTAGAGAACCTTTGTTACTTTTCTATttacttacatttttatttttaatgccgTAACTAGAGGACCTTCAGATAACGTCTGAAGAACTTGGTCTATTCTTAAGTTGGATATTATGCATTTATATGTGTAAATattaatatacatttatattgtatatttatgCCATAACCAAGGAACCACagcttgtgagtgtgtatgcatttATTTCAACCCATGGCATATTCAAAGACTGTTGGAGAAAGTAGAATTGAGATGAAATTCTTTATCACATTAATTTAGTGCCCTTGCAGCAAAAGGGCTCACATTTGACAATATGTCAGTCCAGTGTAATACGTTTAAAATGAATAGCTTTGGATGTGTACAGGGGGTTGACTATAAAGTGCCAGCCTGCACGCAGAGAAgctacagaaacagaagaagagtcACACAGCTCACATTCtgcctgacacacacaacaaatacCACACTGTGAAATGTCAGACAACAGGATAGGTGCAGTCTTTGTATTCAcataatactactactactactactactaataataataataatgcctCAATATCTCACAGTAATACTGTAGTGTGTTACTGctcagatagatagatagatagtaaACAAATATGATGAAACGGTGTCACTAGGTTTGGTCTCTCAATGACCGATGctttaaatcaataaatcatattatatatgatatatattatattaatattatatatatattattctTTCATTATTACTCAGTAGTTTTCATGACAATAACAATAAGCTTTAGCTAtagtcattttctctctgtaataAAAACTGTTGGAactaaaaagcttttttttattcgttttttttttctattacgTTTATAAAACGGACAGTTTTTGCTCTCTGACTCTGATAACTTATCTTAAATGATCAGATTTTTAATCATTAGTCTGATGGGCTGAGAAGAAAAATTCAactaaaactgacaaaaacgAGAAACTGTAAAGACGTTCACACCCTGAAAGCATTTTCAAATGAGGATCTCCTTCTAATAATCAGAACATCATCTAAGATTTTGTCTgcgtctacacacacacacacacacacacacacacacacacacacacacacacacacacactttctatctttgttattattattattattattattattattaatattattgcaAAGGAATATTAGaaatcatttacagtaaaaagcTGCAGCACTATCGTATTTTTTCactaatttttgactttttaaaaggAGACTcgctgtaatgtttttttttcttttaataatttccCTTGTTCCTGTTccttctattttattttgtttttattaaacatgCAGTGAGCTACCTGTGAACCTGTCTTTGGTGTAGCGTCGGTTGCTCTCCATCCAGGGGAAGGTGAGCGCGGTCAGGTTGTTAATGGTCCCGCTCACCGGCGGCACGGAGGGGTTCCCGCCGTTCAGAGGCCGGTGCGCGGGGACACGGATGACTCCGGCGGCGTTCACATTAGTTCCGTTCATATTCACGCCCATGTTCATGTGATAAGCTCCGCCGAGGGAAGCCATTCCGCACGAGCTGCCGCCACCGCTATATCCG
This region includes:
- the tlx1 gene encoding T-cell leukemia homeobox protein 1, with protein sequence MDHLGILGAHLQQHAHVEPISFGIDQILSNVEQSCMLGARMHEPDYGHPAYGSGASGGGNGGGFTCGNTGYSGGGSSCGMASLGGAYHMNMGVNMNGTNVNAAGVIRVPAHRPLNGGNPSVPPVSGTINNLTALTFPWMESNRRYTKDRFTVSLSPLTVTRRVGHPYQNRTPPKKKKPRTSFTRLQICELEKRFHRQKYLASAERAALAKALKMTDAQVKTWFQNRRTKWRRQTAEEREAERQQANRILMQLQQEAFQKTINQPVTPDPLCLQNSSLFALQNLQPWTENTAKISSVSACE